The Pseudomonas sp. G2-4 genome window below encodes:
- a CDS encoding GNAT family protein, which translates to MSTSLADWKGVPAPSTQLIEGRFIRLEKLDPARHADGLWQALEGPGADPKLWDYLPYGPFKDRGAFDAWLENHAANTDPYFFSVIDRISGDVQGILSLMSIVPAQGRIEIGHVTFGAPMQRSPKSTEAVYLLAKESFALGYRRLEWKCNNGNARSKYAAERLGFTFEGVFRQHMVVKGQNRDTAWYSMLDSEWPAIGAGFERWLSEENQREGGQVRGLVECRS; encoded by the coding sequence ATGTCGACTTCACTCGCCGATTGGAAAGGTGTCCCGGCGCCGTCTACACAACTGATCGAAGGGCGTTTCATCCGCCTGGAAAAACTCGACCCGGCGCGCCATGCCGATGGCCTGTGGCAAGCCCTTGAAGGCCCCGGGGCCGATCCGAAACTCTGGGACTATTTGCCCTACGGCCCGTTCAAGGACCGCGGCGCTTTCGATGCCTGGCTGGAGAATCATGCCGCCAATACCGACCCGTACTTCTTTAGCGTGATCGACCGTATCAGTGGCGACGTGCAAGGCATTCTCAGCCTGATGTCCATCGTGCCGGCCCAGGGCCGCATCGAGATCGGCCACGTGACCTTCGGCGCGCCGATGCAGCGTTCGCCGAAAAGCACCGAGGCGGTGTACTTGTTGGCCAAGGAGTCTTTCGCCCTGGGTTATCGTCGCCTGGAATGGAAGTGCAACAACGGCAACGCCCGCTCCAAATATGCCGCCGAACGGCTGGGGTTCACCTTTGAAGGCGTGTTCCGCCAGCACATGGTGGTCAAGGGGCAGAACCGCGACACCGCGTGGTACTCGATGCTCGACTCGGAATGGCCAGCGATTGGGGCGGGATTCGAGCGGTGGCTGAGTGAGGAGAACCAGCGCGAGGGTGGGCAGGTGCGGGGGTTGGTGGAGTGTCGGTCTTAA
- a CDS encoding GNAT family N-acetyltransferase, whose protein sequence is MSQIEIRLVGADHHAAWLPLWQAYLRFYNTELPDAVSQSTWQRILDDREPTHAALAWGGDTAVGLVHFIYHRSNWSIENSCYLQDLLVTEQSRGTGVGRQLIEFVYRTAKADGCCKVHWLTHETNATAIQLYERIAERPGLIQFRKAL, encoded by the coding sequence ATGAGCCAGATTGAAATCCGCCTCGTCGGCGCTGACCATCACGCCGCATGGCTGCCGTTGTGGCAGGCGTACCTGCGTTTCTACAACACCGAATTGCCAGACGCGGTCAGCCAAAGCACCTGGCAACGCATACTCGATGACCGCGAGCCAACCCACGCGGCCCTCGCCTGGGGCGGCGACACAGCGGTGGGGCTGGTGCATTTCATTTATCACCGTTCGAACTGGAGCATTGAAAACTCCTGCTACCTGCAAGACCTGCTGGTGACGGAGCAGAGCCGCGGCACCGGTGTCGGTCGCCAGCTCATCGAGTTCGTCTACCGCACGGCCAAGGCCGACGGTTGCTGCAAGGTGCACTGGTTGACCCACGAAACCAACGCGACCGCGATCCAGCTCTACGAGCGCATCGCCGAACGCCCAGGCTTAATCCAATTTCGCAAAGCCCTGTAA
- a CDS encoding PLP-dependent aminotransferase family protein: MHNAVPPLSFNPAGIELDRRQGLSRQLYQALRARVLDGRLASGTRLPASRDLAAALSISRNSVVRAYDQLYAEGFIEGRVGDGTYVAKLSSTTLPLKNISTKVSTGFSTGLPTALSTDWLDLPVDPSSKVIHSDGLNRVEKHHLPQPPSGPPKAFRVGVPAFDLFPFDVWAKLNAAFWRKPDLQQLCYGDAQGDARLRGLIAAYLRSSRGLHCTAEQIVITSGAQQGISLCAQLLVDPGDIVAVENPGYRAAGHAFAVAGAEVRGVPVDSDGLDCTALGALNHCRLAYVTPSHQYPTGVVMSLARRLELLAWAERNDGWIVEDDYDGEYRYSGAPLAPLAALDRQGRVLYVGTFGKVAFPALRLGYLVLPPGLVSAFARRRAVDVRHSEVSTQVVMAEFMATGHFQRHIRRMRRAALTRRDALLAGWPKDVAGVGAMPTVVAGLHVTVPVDSLERERELIAHASGAGVEINGLSGYWLPTTTTPVRAGLVLGFAAVPPAAIGIALAGLAKAWKT; encoded by the coding sequence ATGCACAACGCCGTGCCGCCACTGTCGTTCAACCCCGCCGGAATCGAGCTGGACCGCCGTCAGGGGCTCAGTCGCCAGCTTTATCAGGCTTTACGCGCCCGGGTCTTGGACGGGCGCCTGGCCAGTGGCACGCGTTTGCCCGCCAGCCGTGACTTGGCAGCGGCCTTGTCGATTTCACGCAACAGCGTGGTACGGGCCTACGATCAGCTCTATGCCGAGGGTTTCATCGAAGGGCGCGTGGGTGATGGGACTTATGTGGCAAAACTGTCTTCGACGACGCTGCCGTTGAAAAACATATCCACAAAAGTGTCCACAGGCTTTTCAACAGGCTTACCCACAGCTTTATCCACAGATTGGCTCGATTTACCTGTGGACCCATCCAGTAAAGTTATCCACAGTGACGGGTTGAACCGCGTCGAAAAACACCATTTACCCCAGCCGCCCAGTGGCCCGCCCAAGGCGTTTCGGGTCGGCGTTCCGGCGTTCGATCTGTTCCCTTTCGACGTCTGGGCCAAGCTGAATGCGGCTTTCTGGCGCAAGCCGGATCTGCAACAGCTGTGTTATGGCGACGCGCAAGGTGACGCACGCTTGCGCGGTCTGATTGCGGCTTACTTGCGCAGCTCCCGCGGCCTGCACTGCACGGCTGAACAAATTGTGATCACCAGTGGTGCACAGCAGGGCATCAGCCTTTGTGCACAGCTGTTGGTGGACCCTGGCGACATCGTTGCGGTGGAAAATCCCGGCTACCGTGCGGCCGGCCATGCATTTGCCGTCGCCGGTGCCGAGGTGAGGGGCGTGCCAGTCGATAGCGATGGTCTCGATTGCACGGCGCTCGGTGCGTTGAACCACTGCCGGCTGGCCTACGTCACACCGTCCCATCAATACCCGACCGGGGTGGTCATGAGCCTCGCGCGGCGGCTGGAACTGCTGGCCTGGGCCGAACGCAACGACGGCTGGATTGTCGAGGACGACTATGACGGCGAGTACCGCTACAGCGGCGCGCCGCTGGCGCCGTTGGCGGCACTGGATCGCCAGGGCCGTGTGCTCTACGTCGGCACGTTCGGCAAAGTGGCGTTCCCGGCCCTGCGCCTGGGCTACCTGGTGTTGCCGCCCGGCCTGGTCAGTGCGTTTGCCCGACGGCGCGCCGTGGATGTGCGCCACTCTGAAGTCAGTACCCAAGTGGTCATGGCCGAATTCATGGCTACCGGGCATTTTCAGCGGCACATCAGGCGCATGCGACGGGCCGCGCTGACGCGGCGTGATGCGCTGCTGGCCGGGTGGCCGAAGGACGTTGCGGGCGTCGGCGCCATGCCGACGGTCGTGGCCGGGTTGCATGTCACCGTACCGGTGGACAGCCTTGAGCGGGAGCGCGAACTGATCGCCCACGCCAGCGGTGCCGGTGTCGAGATCAATGGCTTGAGTGGTTATTGGTTGCCCACCACAACGACGCCTGTGCGTGCCGGGTTGGTACTCGGGTTCGCGGCCGTCCCGCCAGCGGCGATTGGCATCGCGCTGGCGGGGCTGGCGAAGGCCTGGAAAACCTGA
- a CDS encoding DUF6543 domain-containing protein gives MTQTSTNTPPTPDASVGDAVLNQLLAGPTSPEVAAALLRRALKQLYPHLHLDPNNTVVGEPDWDIVDGEIVERPTRYQTLSNMLAARVNESYSTLLVEGFHFLTHLPLTTPEVHLPVRIGQIGTLINELTPVMVSACQEQQLVYWNTALGTAPPRWHGLSGMLHRLWDVKQVKGWTATECEMARQLFLYPDLQDRKANDPYDTHAYLIDIDEIDGDKVTRLIDNSLVVLIGKIDKKQTILTYSLRRSHEKFDSLQALGQTLPDHLGNLNGKKIQWRLYEPDGNIFDYKACGLIATQVQILGSPEILNGFLLDDDEQLATSGQDTDVGPDAAWFAKQMPDWLQEASASDQVLFAQHMKNLSALSSAHAGKTYLDDIPSIRNYALAALKRQMQSEHADAATLDPQRIEMQIRSPVVWGTFVVPGKIEITRLNLVDLALQNLIALPLGDKVVRSLDGDTLPTWMTVDYIENLVTTVDVGRFYPELVKGKLLGDTVESTRRENLYVSQLRIQLSMLALESKIRGQGNIDERGYRYVVALMEDEETERKVDGQAIVLRKLAFLSGQSPGDGGDVVTNMFVIGPQDLGAGPCVLYRPLLEPQLSQYPTPSNLIYAIRQSASLRQSVLAWLPDGARESYSRYVFPGPMPSPWMIVEFATDPFSAWTNSAPVSLSDLALGTDFLPHLFKSNAQALAELADRQSVSNSENRWQTFKQASWLIFNLALPYLGAAAGTATWLWQILDDVETLTQADEASNSQATWEAFVDLLLNMSMAITAHAIDRARENTRSRQTEALQVVPELENLAKPEPIIEQLPAYKSTELPPEHYGVIHSSGALAGKSGERAKLLKTFSTSKPEHAEQLKSEGPLKGLYKAGEDWYAKMADKWFKVTVEGDHVAIVDERNPARTGPALMRHAYGEWQVDTRLRLRGSGSKGVRQQVIANAKSLGIQLLAELNRFEERKPEDQKLLTMNAEEMNKAAGSTKELKRIIYLSTLKTQRESYEDALKILTEWPVFQSRPDAPQARLGYLNAQINFTFEEMDALKERFTPALREALDMATSGIEEVEQQHVDAADAMVRVGDDMVERLDYMETRFSRLKKQGREGFEFLREHRARMPAYKSDAIRLVQLDMYRHLCLSLESVNIVPEGWADVNQVVDNITVAFQSLHDAIEERSVIRLDEQIDTFGSLTEQFTAIEEHLEYLGNEYKDSVRPAELSRLGKQIDMIKKRALRHLAWALDERSNRRSTGGPYEERPRPRKKFIRARFWGLVSGEPRLSKTKEETGWVDVRNPLSDKIIATFHRKDNGEWVPHLNAEMPPVVPALATSVSKGKALVDGLATFKAQIQTYMKEPSRSPTGIGIILNAHAGRMEKVAIAITKALDNASNETVGIAADVQRAAESTRSALKKASKALYEEGFETVLSVIKQRPPTMSSVMWLKSRNQISITKQKTRQRLKGPLYGYLDRYEIKDLKENRTLWFADFRYSTDWVPAHTFLSARLKTAEQIVLESALDSTRELNQRQLIDRYRSEIAVDQAKDVFFPKRLS, from the coding sequence ATGACGCAAACCTCTACCAACACCCCCCCTACGCCCGACGCGAGCGTCGGCGATGCGGTGCTCAATCAGTTGCTGGCGGGCCCGACCTCCCCGGAGGTGGCCGCCGCTCTTCTGCGCAGGGCCCTCAAGCAGCTATACCCCCATTTGCATCTTGATCCGAACAACACGGTGGTCGGCGAGCCGGATTGGGACATTGTCGACGGCGAAATCGTGGAACGCCCCACTCGCTACCAGACTCTCAGCAATATGCTGGCGGCACGGGTGAACGAAAGTTATTCGACCCTGCTGGTCGAAGGGTTCCACTTTTTGACCCACCTGCCGCTGACCACCCCTGAAGTGCATCTGCCGGTCCGCATCGGCCAGATCGGGACACTGATCAACGAACTCACGCCCGTCATGGTGTCCGCCTGCCAGGAACAACAACTGGTGTACTGGAACACCGCACTTGGCACCGCGCCGCCTCGCTGGCATGGGCTTTCCGGCATGCTGCACAGGCTCTGGGATGTTAAGCAGGTCAAGGGTTGGACGGCGACTGAATGCGAGATGGCCCGACAACTGTTTCTTTACCCCGACTTGCAGGACCGCAAGGCCAATGACCCTTATGACACCCACGCGTATCTGATCGACATCGATGAAATTGACGGCGATAAAGTGACCCGCCTGATCGACAATTCACTGGTGGTGCTGATTGGTAAAATCGACAAAAAGCAAACCATCCTCACTTACTCGTTGCGCAGGAGCCATGAGAAGTTCGATTCGCTGCAAGCACTGGGGCAGACGCTGCCGGATCACCTGGGCAACCTGAACGGCAAGAAGATCCAGTGGCGGCTCTACGAGCCCGACGGCAACATCTTCGACTACAAGGCTTGCGGGCTGATCGCCACCCAGGTGCAGATCCTCGGTTCGCCGGAGATCCTGAACGGGTTCCTGCTCGATGACGATGAGCAGCTTGCTACCAGCGGGCAGGACACCGATGTCGGACCTGACGCAGCCTGGTTCGCGAAACAGATGCCCGACTGGCTGCAGGAAGCGTCGGCGTCCGATCAGGTCTTGTTCGCCCAGCACATGAAAAACCTGTCGGCACTGAGCAGCGCCCATGCCGGCAAAACCTATCTGGACGATATCCCGTCCATCAGGAACTATGCGCTGGCCGCGCTGAAGCGGCAGATGCAATCGGAACATGCCGACGCCGCAACGCTCGACCCACAACGGATCGAGATGCAGATACGCAGCCCCGTCGTCTGGGGTACGTTCGTGGTTCCGGGCAAAATCGAGATCACCCGGCTCAACCTCGTTGACCTTGCCTTGCAAAACCTGATTGCGCTTCCCCTTGGCGACAAGGTTGTCCGCTCCCTCGATGGCGATACATTGCCCACATGGATGACGGTCGACTACATCGAAAACCTCGTCACCACGGTCGATGTCGGTCGCTTTTATCCCGAGCTGGTCAAGGGCAAGCTGCTGGGTGATACGGTCGAATCAACCCGTCGTGAAAACCTGTATGTCTCTCAACTGCGCATCCAGCTATCCATGCTGGCGCTGGAGAGCAAGATTCGTGGCCAGGGCAACATAGACGAGCGAGGCTACCGCTATGTCGTCGCCCTGATGGAAGACGAAGAAACCGAGCGCAAGGTCGACGGCCAGGCCATTGTCCTGCGCAAGCTGGCGTTTTTGTCGGGCCAGTCGCCGGGAGACGGAGGAGACGTCGTCACCAACATGTTCGTGATTGGTCCGCAGGATCTTGGTGCAGGTCCCTGCGTGCTCTACCGCCCCCTGCTCGAACCGCAGTTGAGCCAATATCCGACGCCCAGCAACCTGATCTATGCGATCAGGCAATCCGCTTCCCTGCGCCAGTCGGTGCTGGCATGGCTGCCCGATGGGGCCCGCGAGAGTTACAGTCGATACGTGTTTCCGGGCCCCATGCCTTCGCCCTGGATGATCGTGGAATTCGCGACAGACCCGTTCTCGGCATGGACCAACAGCGCCCCCGTCAGTTTGAGCGACCTGGCCTTGGGAACGGACTTCCTGCCGCATCTGTTCAAGTCCAATGCCCAGGCCCTGGCCGAGCTTGCCGATCGCCAATCAGTGTCCAACAGCGAAAACCGCTGGCAGACCTTCAAGCAGGCCAGTTGGCTGATCTTTAACCTGGCCCTGCCCTATCTCGGCGCCGCCGCAGGCACCGCGACCTGGCTCTGGCAGATCCTCGATGACGTCGAAACGCTGACCCAGGCTGATGAGGCGTCCAACAGCCAGGCCACTTGGGAAGCATTTGTCGACCTGTTGCTGAACATGTCCATGGCAATCACCGCCCATGCCATCGACCGCGCCAGGGAAAACACCCGCAGCCGCCAGACAGAGGCGCTGCAGGTGGTGCCCGAACTGGAAAACCTGGCAAAACCCGAACCCATCATCGAACAGCTTCCCGCTTACAAAAGCACCGAACTGCCCCCTGAACACTATGGCGTCATCCATTCCAGCGGCGCCCTGGCAGGCAAGTCCGGCGAGCGGGCGAAGCTGCTCAAGACCTTCAGCACCAGCAAGCCTGAACACGCCGAACAACTCAAAAGCGAGGGCCCGCTCAAGGGGCTCTACAAAGCGGGCGAGGACTGGTACGCCAAGATGGCCGACAAATGGTTCAAGGTGACCGTGGAGGGCGACCATGTCGCCATCGTCGATGAGAGGAATCCCGCCCGTACAGGCCCCGCCCTGATGAGGCATGCGTACGGCGAGTGGCAAGTCGACACGCGCCTGCGTCTACGCGGCAGCGGATCCAAAGGTGTCAGGCAACAAGTCATTGCCAATGCCAAGAGCCTCGGCATCCAACTGTTGGCGGAACTGAACCGCTTTGAAGAAAGAAAGCCGGAGGATCAGAAGCTGCTGACCATGAACGCCGAGGAGATGAACAAGGCAGCGGGCTCGACCAAGGAGCTCAAACGCATCATTTACCTAAGTACCTTGAAGACACAGCGGGAAAGCTATGAAGACGCATTGAAAATACTGACCGAGTGGCCCGTCTTCCAGTCAAGGCCCGACGCCCCGCAAGCCAGGCTCGGCTACCTGAATGCGCAGATAAATTTTACCTTCGAGGAAATGGACGCACTGAAGGAACGGTTCACCCCGGCCCTGAGGGAGGCTCTGGACATGGCCACCTCGGGCATCGAGGAAGTGGAGCAGCAACACGTCGACGCCGCCGATGCCATGGTCCGGGTCGGTGACGACATGGTCGAACGCCTGGATTACATGGAAACCCGCTTTTCCAGGCTCAAGAAGCAAGGGCGCGAAGGGTTTGAATTCCTGCGCGAGCATCGTGCAAGGATGCCGGCCTACAAGAGTGACGCTATCCGGCTTGTCCAGTTGGACATGTATCGCCACCTTTGCCTGTCACTGGAAAGCGTCAACATCGTGCCGGAGGGTTGGGCAGACGTTAACCAGGTTGTCGATAACATCACGGTCGCCTTCCAGAGCTTGCACGATGCCATCGAGGAACGCAGCGTGATCCGGCTGGACGAGCAGATCGACACATTTGGCAGCCTGACAGAACAGTTCACCGCCATCGAAGAGCACCTTGAATACCTGGGCAACGAATACAAGGACAGCGTCCGCCCGGCCGAGCTCAGTCGACTGGGCAAACAGATCGACATGATCAAGAAACGCGCCTTGCGTCACCTGGCCTGGGCCCTTGACGAGCGAAGCAACCGACGAAGCACCGGCGGCCCCTATGAGGAGCGCCCCAGGCCTCGGAAAAAATTCATCAGGGCACGCTTCTGGGGCCTCGTCAGCGGCGAACCCCGCCTCTCGAAAACGAAAGAAGAAACCGGCTGGGTCGATGTCAGGAATCCCCTCTCGGACAAGATCATTGCCACGTTCCATCGCAAGGACAACGGCGAGTGGGTACCTCACCTGAATGCCGAGATGCCCCCGGTCGTCCCGGCCTTGGCCACCAGCGTCTCCAAGGGCAAGGCGCTGGTCGACGGCTTGGCGACGTTCAAGGCACAGATCCAGACCTACATGAAAGAGCCAAGCCGATCCCCCACGGGCATCGGGATCATTCTTAACGCCCATGCCGGCCGGATGGAGAAAGTCGCCATTGCCATTACCAAGGCGCTGGACAATGCGTCGAACGAAACGGTTGGAATAGCGGCAGACGTGCAGCGTGCAGCCGAATCCACGCGTTCGGCACTCAAGAAAGCCTCCAAAGCCCTGTATGAAGAAGGATTCGAGACCGTACTGAGCGTCATCAAGCAACGGCCACCGACCATGAGCAGCGTCATGTGGCTTAAAAGCCGAAACCAGATATCCATCACCAAACAGAAAACCCGACAACGACTCAAGGGCCCGCTTTACGGCTATCTCGACCGATATGAGATCAAGGACCTGAAGGAAAACAGAACCCTGTGGTTCGCCGATTTCCGCTATTCGACAGACTGGGTACCGGCACACACGTTCCTTTCAGCACGCTTGAAGACCGCGGAGCAAATCGTCCTGGAAAGTGCGCTCGATTCGACCAGGGAGCTCAATCAGCGCCAGCTGATCGACCGCTATCGCAGCGAAATTGCCGTGGACCAGGCCAAGGACGTGTTCTTTCCAAAACGGCTGTCATAA
- a CDS encoding FMN-binding negative transcriptional regulator, with amino-acid sequence MYNPKAFAAEDLPQLHGMMNDCRLAVLITHGEDGLQASHLPLLLDTQQGPNGSLYGHMARANPQWRDLEAGAEALVVFAGADAYVSPGFYPSKAEHGKVVPTWNYLAVHAYGTAEVFSDPHRLRNLVGALTDRHESGRAQPWTIDDAPAEYVDSMLKAIVGFALPIQRLEGKRKLSQNRSLADVAGVRNGLAASLDPQDQTLARLMPDPSSKE; translated from the coding sequence ATGTACAACCCTAAAGCCTTTGCCGCCGAAGACCTGCCCCAACTGCATGGCATGATGAATGATTGCCGTCTGGCCGTATTGATCACGCACGGTGAAGACGGCTTGCAGGCCAGCCACTTGCCGCTGTTGCTGGACACGCAGCAGGGCCCCAACGGCAGCCTTTACGGGCACATGGCCCGGGCCAATCCACAATGGCGCGACCTGGAAGCCGGCGCCGAAGCCTTGGTGGTCTTCGCGGGGGCCGATGCCTACGTCAGCCCGGGTTTCTACCCCAGCAAGGCCGAACACGGCAAAGTCGTGCCGACTTGGAACTACCTGGCCGTGCATGCCTACGGCACGGCCGAGGTGTTCAGCGACCCCCATCGTTTGCGCAATCTGGTCGGCGCCCTCACCGACCGCCACGAAAGCGGCCGCGCCCAGCCGTGGACAATCGACGACGCGCCAGCCGAGTACGTCGACAGCATGCTCAAGGCCATCGTCGGCTTCGCCCTGCCGATCCAGCGCCTGGAAGGCAAGCGCAAGCTCAGCCAGAACCGCAGCCTGGCGGATGTCGCCGGGGTGCGCAACGGTCTGGCCGCCAGCCTCGACCCACAGGACCAGACGCTCGCGCGGCTGATGCCTGATCCATCGTCCAAGGAGTGA